One Solanum lycopersicum chromosome 4, SLM_r2.1 DNA window includes the following coding sequences:
- the LOC101263508 gene encoding probable calcium-binding protein CML16 has protein sequence MMTTLKSDQLKQLKDIFMRFDLNGDGSLTQLELAALLRSLGLKPGCGDQLHVLLSKIDHNGNGSVEFDELVDAIMPDMNEDILINQDQLMELFQSFDRDGNGYITAAELAGQMSKMGHPLTYRELSNLMQEADTNGDGVISFNEFANILGKSATDFLGLNTVSESVA, from the coding sequence ATGATGACAACTCTCAAATCTGATCAACTCAAACAGCTAAAAGACATATTCATGCGTTTCGATCTCAACGGCGACGGCAGCTTAACTCAGCTAGAACTCGCCGCACTCCTCCGTTCCCTCGGCCTGAAACCCGGTTGCGGCGATCAACTCCATGTTTTACTCTCTAAAATCGATCATAACGGCAATGGATCTGTTGAATTTGATGAGCTTGTAGATGCGATTATGCCTGATATGAATGAAGATATATTAATCAATCAAGATCAGCTAATGGAGCTTTTTCAATCGTTCGATCGCGACGGTAATGGCTACATTACCGCCGCTGAACTCGCCGGACAAATGTCGAAAATGGGTCATCCGTTAACGTATAGAGAATTGTCAAATTTGATGCAAGAAGCTGATACGAATGGAGATGGGGTTATAAGTTTTAATGAATTTGCTAATATTCTTGGAAAATCTGCTACCGATTTTCTCGGATTAAATACCGTCTCCGAATCGGTTGCTTGA
- the LOC101246336 gene encoding putative phospholipid-transporting ATPase 9: MKTGRRRKLHFSKIYTFKCGRDSFLGDVDHSQIGGPGYSRVVYCNEPSSFESVIRDYVGNYVSTTKYSSATFLPKSLFEQFRRVANFYFLVIAILSFTPLTPYSPATAVIPLVIVIGVTMLKEGIEDWQRKQQDIEMNNRKVKVHQENGVFNQTEWKNLRVGDIVKVEKDEFFPADLLLLSSSYEDAVCYVETMNLDGETNLKLKQALEVTSSLHEDSHFKDFKAFVKCEDPNANLYAFVGTMEYGEKQNHLSPQQLLLRDSKLRNTDYIYGAVIFTGHDTKVMQNATDPPSKRSNVERRMDKIIYFLFVLLVTMSFVGSVCFGFLTKEDLYDGHKRWYLRPDESNIYYDPNRAFAASVYHFLTAVMLYSYLIPISLYVSIEIVKVLQSMFINQDIHMYHEETDRPAHARTSNLNEELGQVDTILSDKTGTLTCNSMEFVKCSVAGTAYGRGITDVEKAMAKRNGSPLIEDSAVSPKKSSIKGFNFQDERIMNGSWVHEPHLDVIQKFFRLLAVCHTVIPEVDEETSKISYEAESPDEAAFVVAAKEIGFELVKRTQTSVSVHELDPVSGKKVERLYTVLNVLEFNSARKRMSVIVKDEEGKILLLCKGADSVMFERLAKSGREFEEITREHVNEYADAGLRTLILAYREITKDEYQVFNEQFLQAKNSVSADRDALIDEATKKIEKELILLGATAVEDKLQQGVPECIDKLAQAGIKIWVLTGDKMETAINIGYACSLLRQGMKQIIINLETPDIIATEKGGDKDAIAKTSKESVVRQIIEGKALLTDSKAKAFALIIDGKSLTYALADDTKRLLLDLAIGCASVICCRSSPKQKALVTRLVKFGTGKTTLAIGDGANDVGMLQEADIGIGISGVEGMQAVMSSDVAIAQFRFLERLLLVHGHWCYRRISSMICYFFYKNVAFGFTLFLYETYASFSAQLAYNDWFLSLYNVFFTSLPVIALGVFDQDVSARYCLKFPILYQEGIQNVLFSWRRIIGWMLNGVCSAAIIFFICITTLDPQAFDKNGKTGDYSIVGATMYTCVVWVVNCQMALAVSYFTLIQHIFIWGGIALWYIFLVIYGAIPTTLSTNAYQVFVEALVPSALYWLVTLLVVVSALAPYFTYEAIQFRFFPMYHGMIQWIRYEGNSNDPEFCNDVRQRSIRLTTVGFTARLIARSNSSLKRHEWYSRMIFD; this comes from the exons atgaagacagGAAGGAGGAGGAAATTGCATTTTAGCAAGATTTACACATTTAAATGTGGGAGAGATTCATTTTTAGGTGATGTTGATCATTCCCAAATTGGAGGTCCAGGATATTCAAGAGTTGTTTATTGTAATGAACCAAGTAGTTTTGAGTCTGTAATTAGAGATTATGTTGGAAATTATGTAAGTACTACAAAGTATAGTTCTGCAACTTTCTTGCCAAAGTCCTTATTTGAACAGTTTAGAAGAGTGGCTAatttttactttcttgtaatTGCTATATTATCCTTCACACCACTTACTCCTTATTCTCCTGCCACTGCTGTTATTCctcttgttattgttattggaGTCACCATGTTGAAAGAAGGTATTGAGGATTGGCAGAGAAAACAACAG GATATTGAGATGAATAATAGGAAGGTTAAAGTACATCAAGAAAATGGAGTTTTTAACCAAACAGAATGGAAAAACTTGAGAGTTGGTGACATTGTTAAGGTGGAGAAGGATGAGTTCTTCCCGGCAGACTTACTGTTGCTTTCGTCTAGTTATGAAGATGCAGTGTGCTATGTTGAAACCATGAATCTTGATGGGGAGACTAATTTGAAGCTTAAGCAGGCATTGGAGGTGACTTCATCGTTGCACGAAGATTCACACTTCAAAGACTTTAAGGCTTTTGTTAAATGTGAAGATCCTAATGCTAATTTATATGCTTTTGTTGGAACTATGGAGTATGGAGAAAAGCAGAATCATCTTTCTCCCCAGCAATTACTTCTCAGGGACTCTAAATTGCGGAACACAGATTACATATATGGGGCTGTTATCTTTACTGGTCACGATACAAAGGTCATGCAGAATGCTACTGATCCACCTTCGAAAAGAAGCAATGTTGAGAGGAGAATGGATAAGAtcatttacttcttatttgttCTTTTGGTCACTATGTCCTTTGTTGGATCAGTCTGCTTTGGATTTCTGACTAAAGAGGACTTATACGATGGACACAAGAGGTGGTATCTACGGCCTGATGAATCGAACATATATTATGATCCCAATAGAGCTTTTGCTGCTTCCGTATACCATTTTCTGACAGCCGTGATGTTGTATAGCTACTTGATTCCGATATCCTTATATGTGTCAATAGAAATTGTTAAAGTTCTTCAGAGTATGTTCATTAATCAGGACATTCATATGTATCACGAAGAAACGGACAGACCAGCGCATGCCCGCACCTCAAATTTAAATGAGGAACTTGGTCAGGTTGACACAATACTTTCAGACAAAACCGGTACCTTAACTTGTAACTCAATGGAGTTTGTCAAGTGTTCAGTAGCTGGAACGGCTTATGGACGTGGTATTACTGATGTCGAGAAGGCTATGGCTAAAAGAAATGGTTCTCCATTGATTGAGGATTCTGCTGTTAGTCCAAAGAAGTCCTCAATAAAAGGCTTCAACTTTCAAGACGAGCGAATCATGAATGGGAGTTGGGTGCATGAGCCTCATTTAGATGTTATACAGAAGTTTTTCCGTTTACTCGCAGTCTGTCATACAGTCATACCAGAAGTAGATGAAGAAACAAGTAAGATATCATATGAAGCTGAATCTCCAGACGAGGCAGCCTTTGTAGTTGCAGCTAAAGAAATTGGCTTTGAATTAGTTAAAAGGACACAAACAAGTGTGTCAGTGCATGAGTTGGATCCGGTATCTGGCAAGAAAGTCGAGAG GTTATATACAGTTTTGAATGTGTTGGAGTTTAATAGTGCAAGAAAGAGGATGTCTGTAATAGTAAAAGATGAGGAGGGAAAGATATTGCTACTCTGCAAAGGTGCTGATAG TGTGATGTTTGAAAGGCTCGCGAAGAGTGGAAGAGAATTTGAAGAGATAACAAGGGAACATGTAAATGAGTATGCTGATGCAGGCTTGAGGACCTTGATACTGGCTTATCGAGAAATCACCAAGGACGAATACCAAGTGTTCAATGAGCAGTTTTTACAGGCCAAGAATTCAGTCAGTGCAGACCGTGATGCGTTGATTGATGAAGCAActaaaaagattgaaaaggagTTGATTCTACTCGGCGCCACTGCTGTTGAAGACAAACTCCAACAAGGA GTTCCTGAATGCATTGACAAACTTGCACAAGCTGGTATCAAGATATGGGTTTTGACCGGGGATAAGATGGAAACAGCCATTAATATCGG CTATGCCTGTAGTTTGCTTAGACAAGGAATGAAGCAAATTATCATAAACTTGGAAACACCTGATATTATTGCAACCGAGAAAGGAGGAGACAAAGATGCTATTGCTAAG ACGTCAAAGGAAAGTGTTGTACGACAAATTATAGAAGGGAAAGCTTTACTAACGGATTCAAAGGCAAAGGCATTTGCTTTGATCATTGATGGGAAATCACTTACATATGCTCTAGCAGATGACACAAAAAGATTGCTTTTAGACCTTGCGATTGGATGTGCCTCTGTTATATGTTGCCGTTCATCACCTAAACAAAAGGCATTG GTAACAAGACTTGTCAAATTTGGGACTGGAAAGACAACTTTAGCCATTGGAGATGGAGCTAATGATGTAGGAATGCTTCAAGAAGCTGATATTGGAATTGGAATCAGTGGTGTTGAAGGAATGCAG GCTGTTATGTCAAGTGATGTTGCAATTGCTCAGTTCCGATTCTTGGAACGTTTGCTTTTAGTACATGGTCATTGGTGTTACAGAAGGATCTCTTCAATG ATATGCTACTTTTTCTACAAAAACGTTGCATTCGGCTTTACTCTCTTCTTATACGAGACATATGCATCGTTTTCTGCACAACTTGCATATAACGATTGGTTTCTGTCGCTTTACAATGTGTTCTTCACATCATTACCAGTGATTGCTCTGGGAGTCTTTGATCAAGATGTATCCGCTCGATATTGTCTTAAG TTTCCTATACTGTATCAAGAAGGTATACAAAACGTCCTTTTCAGCTGGCGTCGTATAATTGGCTGGATGTTGAATGGTGTCTGCAGTGCAGCTATTATCTTCTTCATCTGCATAACAACGCTAGATCCTCAGGCCTTCGATAAAAATGGTAAAACTGGTGACTACAGTATCGTGGGAGCAACAATGTACACATGTGTTGTTTGGGTTGTAAACTGTCAGATGGCTCTAGCTGTTAGTTATTTCACCTTGATCCAACACATCTTCATCTGGGGTGGAATAGCTCTCTGGTACATCTTCCTTGTAATATACGGAGCCATTCCTACGACACTTTCCACCAACGCATACCAAGTCTTCGTGGAAGCTCTTGTTCCCTCCGCGTTATACTGGTTAGTCACACTGTTAGTAGTTGTTTCAGCTCTAGCCCCTTACTTTACATACGAAGCAATTCAGTTCCGCTTCTTCCCAATGTACCATGGGATGATTCAATGGATAAGGTATGAGGGAAACTCGAATGACCCTGAGTTCTGCAACGACGTGAGGCAGAGGTCAATAAGACTCACAACTGTAGGTTTCACTGCTCGTTTGATAGCAAGATCTAATTCTAGTCTAAAACGACATGAATGGTATTCACGGATGATATTCGATTAG